In one Desulfoferula mesophila genomic region, the following are encoded:
- a CDS encoding ribonuclease H-like domain-containing protein, which produces MLTKTFLHIPSVGPKRELSLWRAGLTDWRDFLERGESLAPRAVYNLGRPVIERSLAALERPGGLAELAEAIPPAEHWRFWPSYHRVAYLDIETGGDPEDFGGITVVGVYDGVEVTQYVAGVNLHEAAQALAGYQVVVSFAGSSFDVPVLRSAFANFIVPPVHIDLRWVLRRLGYKGGLKRIEKRLGIGRPEQVGDMNGYMAVMLWQDHLAGDPDALTTLLQYNACDIVNLEPLLNLAVEKLRDQLLGRVG; this is translated from the coding sequence ATGCTGACCAAGACCTTCCTGCACATCCCCTCCGTGGGCCCCAAGCGCGAGCTGTCCCTGTGGCGGGCCGGACTGACCGATTGGCGCGACTTCCTGGAGCGCGGCGAATCCCTGGCCCCCCGCGCGGTGTACAACCTGGGCCGCCCGGTGATCGAGCGCAGCCTGGCCGCCCTGGAGCGCCCCGGCGGCCTGGCCGAGCTGGCCGAGGCCATCCCCCCGGCCGAGCACTGGCGCTTCTGGCCCAGCTATCATCGGGTGGCCTACCTGGACATCGAGACCGGCGGCGACCCCGAGGATTTCGGCGGCATAACCGTGGTGGGGGTCTACGACGGGGTGGAGGTAACCCAGTACGTGGCCGGGGTGAATCTGCACGAGGCGGCCCAGGCCCTGGCCGGCTACCAGGTGGTGGTGAGCTTCGCGGGCTCCAGCTTCGACGTGCCGGTGCTGAGAAGCGCGTTCGCCAACTTCATCGTGCCACCGGTGCACATCGACCTGCGCTGGGTGCTCAGGCGCCTGGGCTACAAGGGCGGGCTCAAGCGCATCGAAAAGCGCCTGGGCATCGGCCGCCCGGAGCAGGTGGGCGACATGAACGGCTACATGGCGGTGATGCTCTGGCAGGACCACCTGGCCGGCGACCCCGACGCCCTGACCACCCTTTTGCAATACAACGCCTGCGACATCGTGAACCTGGAGCCGCTACTCAACCTGGCGGTGGAAAAGCTGCGGGATCAGTTGCTGGGGAGGGTAGGGTAG
- a CDS encoding ABC-type transport auxiliary lipoprotein family protein, which translates to MNRKPSSISYPTLAAALLLVAGMALLAACGGKPTAYVQNYIFAYPPPAPQKIERLPVGIKVQRFEALPQFSSQRMFYIPGNYRMDHYVDRRWQGYPSDMVAGLLARDMAASHMFAAVFGPVSPQTPRFDLTGGLVQCWEDDRAGGPEAVLEVEIALLDIQQGQTIKRVLFQKRYKATQKMAAKTAESLAQAMSQAVARISPQVSLDVYQAVQQRLREGEPPLKKPMR; encoded by the coding sequence ATGAACCGCAAGCCTAGTAGCATCTCATACCCCACGCTGGCAGCCGCGCTGCTGCTTGTGGCCGGCATGGCCCTGTTGGCCGCCTGCGGCGGCAAGCCCACGGCGTATGTGCAAAACTACATCTTCGCCTATCCCCCCCCGGCGCCGCAAAAAATCGAGCGCCTGCCCGTGGGGATCAAGGTGCAGCGTTTCGAGGCCCTGCCCCAGTTCTCCTCCCAGCGCATGTTCTACATTCCCGGCAATTACCGGATGGACCACTACGTGGATCGCCGCTGGCAAGGCTATCCCTCGGACATGGTGGCCGGGCTTTTGGCCCGGGACATGGCCGCCTCCCACATGTTCGCGGCGGTGTTTGGCCCGGTATCGCCCCAGACGCCCCGTTTCGACCTGACCGGCGGCTTGGTGCAATGCTGGGAAGACGACCGGGCCGGAGGGCCGGAGGCCGTTTTGGAAGTGGAGATCGCCTTGCTGGACATTCAGCAGGGGCAAACGATAAAAAGGGTGCTGTTCCAAAAGAGATACAAGGCCACCCAGAAAATGGCCGCCAAAACGGCCGAAAGCCTGGCCCAGGCCATGAGCCAGGCCGTGGCCCGGATATCTCCCCAGGTGAGCCTGGACGTTTATCAAGCGGTCCAGCAGCGTTTGCGCGAAGGCGAGCCGCCCCTAAAAAAACCCATGCGCTAG
- a CDS encoding ABC transporter permease, with product MTSKKTTMDFKADLQGDGGARTLVLSGRLDVYATDPLISRFGAVVATSGLKSLTVDLAGVTYLDTGGVMALNMLQQKAAGAKVQVGLQGVSPQAQGMMDLIQIDELKPLPPKPKRAPGGLVAVIGKGTFALIDDLVEVIAFVGTLFKALVMVIRRPRSLRWKDTELYMEQVGVDGLPIVGLISFLLGLIMAFMSAIQLRSFGANIYVADLVALAMVRELGPIMTAVLVAGRSGSAFAAEIGTMIVREEVEALEVMGFDPPTFLALPRIVAMILMMPLLILFSDLLAIIGGLVIGVTYLDLTVYGYVQQTMSALAVSDILLGAAKGAVFAFLIGGIGCQRGFTARGGAEAVGRVTTSAVVAGIFLIVVCDSIFAVVQYYVL from the coding sequence ATGACCAGCAAAAAAACCACCATGGACTTCAAGGCCGACCTGCAAGGTGACGGCGGAGCCAGAACCCTGGTGCTCTCCGGCCGCCTGGACGTCTACGCCACCGACCCACTGATCTCCCGTTTCGGCGCGGTGGTGGCCACCAGCGGCCTGAAGAGCCTGACCGTGGACCTGGCCGGCGTGACCTATCTGGACACCGGCGGGGTGATGGCCCTCAATATGCTGCAGCAAAAAGCGGCCGGGGCCAAGGTGCAGGTGGGCCTGCAGGGGGTGAGCCCCCAGGCGCAGGGCATGATGGACCTCATCCAGATCGATGAGCTCAAGCCCCTGCCCCCCAAGCCCAAGCGCGCCCCCGGCGGCCTGGTGGCGGTGATCGGCAAGGGCACATTCGCCCTGATAGACGACCTAGTCGAGGTCATCGCTTTCGTGGGCACCCTGTTCAAGGCCTTGGTCATGGTGATCCGCCGGCCTCGCTCCCTGCGCTGGAAAGATACCGAGCTTTACATGGAGCAGGTGGGGGTGGACGGCCTGCCCATCGTGGGGCTCATCAGTTTTTTGCTGGGCCTGATCATGGCCTTCATGAGCGCCATCCAGCTCAGGAGCTTCGGGGCCAACATCTACGTGGCCGATCTGGTGGCCTTGGCCATGGTGCGCGAGTTGGGGCCCATCATGACCGCCGTCTTGGTGGCCGGGCGCTCCGGCAGCGCCTTTGCCGCCGAGATAGGCACCATGATCGTGCGCGAGGAGGTGGAGGCTTTGGAGGTGATGGGCTTCGATCCGCCCACCTTCCTGGCCCTGCCGCGCATTGTGGCCATGATTCTCATGATGCCTCTGTTGATCCTGTTCTCCGACCTGCTGGCCATCATTGGCGGCCTGGTCATCGGGGTCACCTACCTTGACCTCACCGTCTACGGCTACGTGCAGCAGACCATGAGTGCCTTGGCGGTGAGCGACATCCTGCTGGGGGCCGCAAAGGGGGCTGTCTTCGCCTTTTTGATCGGCGGCATCGGATGCCAGCGCGGCTTTACCGCGCGCGGCGGGGCCGAGGCCGTGGGGCGGGTCACCACTTCGGCGGTGGTGGCCGGCATTTTTCTCATAGTGGTGTGCGACAGCATCTTCGCGGTCGTGCAGTACTATGTCCTGTAG
- a CDS encoding universal stress protein: protein MAHINNILYPVDFTEHHAKILPMVIEMVQKLGATLHTLHVVEDLGHYASFYIPHPSLDKMETDLKSGAQRKMEEFVAKHLEPLSGVTSDVMDGDPASQVIKYAEEHDIDLIITATHGRKGLEHAIFGSVAENIVRNSPVPVMTINPYKMK from the coding sequence ATGGCCCATATAAACAATATCCTGTACCCGGTGGACTTCACCGAGCACCACGCCAAAATATTGCCCATGGTGATAGAGATGGTGCAAAAACTCGGGGCCACCCTGCACACCCTGCACGTGGTGGAAGACCTGGGTCATTATGCCAGCTTCTACATCCCCCATCCTTCCCTGGACAAGATGGAGACCGATCTCAAGTCCGGCGCCCAGCGCAAGATGGAAGAGTTCGTGGCCAAGCATCTGGAGCCCCTGTCCGGGGTGACCTCCGACGTGATGGACGGCGACCCGGCCAGCCAGGTCATCAAGTACGCCGAGGAGCACGACATCGACCTGATCATCACCGCCACCCACGGCCGCAAGGGCCTGGAGCATGCCATCTTCGGCAGCGTGGCCGAGAACATCGTGCGTAACTCGCCCGTGCCGGTGATGACCATCAACCCCTACAAGATGAAATAA
- a CDS encoding phosphate ABC transporter substrate-binding protein — MKKGNLAKGLLGLALGAALMMGASAAQADDTITITGSTTVLPIAQKAAEVYMKKNPGVRISVAGTGSGDGIKSVIDGTADIGDASRDMKAKEIKLAKEKGENPQKFTVALDCIVPVVNPSNPITNLTIAQLKDIYTGKVKNWKAVGGQDKTIVVISRDSSSGTFEVWNHHVLGKKTRVRPDAQLQASNGAVAQAVAGNKYAIGYVGIGYLNDKLKGLTVNGVKASAKTAMDKTYPIARGLYMFTQSKPKGQVAKFIEFVMSPEGQKIAVEEGFVAVK; from the coding sequence ATGAAAAAAGGCAACTTGGCCAAAGGCCTGCTGGGCCTGGCCCTGGGCGCGGCCCTGATGATGGGCGCCAGCGCGGCGCAAGCCGACGACACCATTACCATTACCGGCTCCACCACCGTGCTGCCCATCGCCCAGAAGGCGGCCGAGGTCTACATGAAGAAGAACCCCGGCGTGCGCATCAGCGTGGCCGGCACCGGCAGCGGCGACGGCATCAAGTCCGTGATCGACGGCACCGCCGACATCGGCGACGCCAGCCGCGACATGAAGGCCAAAGAGATCAAGCTGGCCAAGGAAAAGGGCGAGAACCCCCAGAAGTTCACCGTGGCCCTGGACTGCATCGTGCCGGTGGTCAACCCGTCCAACCCGATTACCAACCTGACCATCGCCCAGCTTAAGGACATCTACACCGGCAAGGTCAAGAACTGGAAGGCCGTCGGCGGCCAGGACAAGACCATCGTGGTGATCAGCCGCGACAGCTCCAGCGGCACCTTCGAGGTGTGGAACCACCACGTGCTGGGCAAGAAGACCCGCGTGCGCCCCGACGCGCAGCTGCAGGCCAGCAACGGCGCCGTGGCCCAGGCCGTGGCCGGCAACAAGTACGCCATCGGCTACGTGGGCATCGGCTACCTCAACGACAAGCTCAAGGGCCTGACCGTCAACGGCGTCAAGGCCAGCGCCAAGACCGCCATGGACAAGACCTACCCCATCGCCCGCGGCCTGTACATGTTCACCCAGAGCAAGCCCAAGGGCCAAGTGGCCAAGTTCATCGAGTTCGTGATGAGCCCCGAGGGTCAGAAGATCGCCGTGGAAGAGGGCTTCGTAGCCGTCAAGTAA
- a CDS encoding MlaD family protein, with the protein MSTHASNFKVGLFVILGLGLGIGAIAWLGTSQYLKGAEQYVTFFNESVQGLQNDSTVRYRGVDVGRVKAIRVAPDARLIEVLMEIEFQGDLSKELVAQLSTAGITGITFIELDRKKSGEPDLSPKIDFVAEYPIIPSRPSELQRIVGTLDKVMQQFSNIDFELMGKRMDAALEGIQNLATDKRLQEILARVTDASLQVDELVARVNKALGEKAVKGVVQDTRRILSEAEKAVVAARSLVDQLSEDVRKMDLGNTGQRAGRLFEGLEQRSYQLAIEAQLTMQNLREASESLKDLLHNLERDPSSVIFSSPPPTSPRQEGSQP; encoded by the coding sequence ATGTCCACCCACGCTTCCAACTTCAAGGTGGGTTTGTTCGTCATCCTGGGCCTGGGCTTGGGAATTGGGGCCATAGCCTGGCTGGGGACGTCCCAATACCTCAAGGGGGCCGAACAATACGTCACCTTTTTCAACGAGTCGGTGCAGGGGCTGCAAAACGACAGCACCGTGCGCTACCGGGGTGTGGACGTGGGCCGGGTCAAGGCCATCCGGGTGGCCCCGGACGCCCGGCTCATCGAGGTTCTCATGGAGATCGAGTTCCAAGGCGATTTGTCCAAGGAACTGGTGGCCCAGCTTTCCACCGCGGGCATCACCGGCATAACCTTCATCGAGTTGGACCGCAAGAAGTCCGGCGAGCCCGACCTTTCGCCCAAGATCGACTTCGTGGCCGAGTATCCCATCATCCCCTCGCGGCCCTCGGAACTGCAGCGCATCGTGGGTACCCTGGACAAGGTCATGCAGCAGTTCAGCAACATCGACTTTGAGCTGATGGGCAAGCGCATGGACGCGGCCTTGGAGGGCATTCAGAACCTGGCCACCGACAAGCGCTTGCAGGAGATACTGGCCCGGGTGACCGACGCCTCGCTCCAGGTGGACGAACTGGTGGCCCGGGTCAACAAGGCCCTGGGCGAAAAGGCCGTCAAGGGCGTGGTGCAAGACACCCGGCGGATATTGAGCGAGGCCGAGAAGGCCGTGGTGGCGGCCCGCTCCCTGGTGGACCAGCTCTCCGAAGACGTAAGGAAAATGGACTTGGGCAACACGGGCCAGCGGGCCGGGCGGCTTTTCGAGGGCTTGGAGCAGCGCAGCTACCAGTTGGCCATAGAGGCCCAGCTCACCATGCAAAACCTGCGGGAAGCCTCGGAAAGCCTCAAGGATCTGCTGCATAACCTGGAGCGCGATCCCAGCAGCGTCATATTCTCCAGCCCGCCGCCCACTTCGCCGCGCCAGGAAGGGAGCCAGCCATGA
- a CDS encoding DUF1566 domain-containing protein, translating into MTNTARFIRHGQSVEDRATGLVWSRSANPAGWPLFWDEAREYVATLNREAYLGHGDWRLPNRRELFSLMDYAQARPALPPGHPFTQVELAWYWSATPYAANPAYAWYVHTEGGRMFYGDKGRSYYVWPVRGRSPALWVTGGPETASGTPWPDPRWRAHGDTVRDLMGGLTWSRCADLGPGPVSWFRAMELAKEADAARLGGLGGWRLPAIAELELMVHAGHAFPALDPAAPFSNLQPQYWSATTSGFDPEWAMALYLDKGGVGVGMKKDAHYHVWLVSGQNSADE; encoded by the coding sequence ATGACCAATACGGCGCGTTTCATACGACACGGCCAGAGCGTGGAAGACCGGGCCACCGGGCTGGTGTGGAGCCGCTCGGCCAACCCGGCGGGGTGGCCCCTGTTCTGGGATGAAGCCCGGGAGTATGTGGCCACTCTAAACCGGGAAGCCTACCTGGGGCACGGCGACTGGCGCCTGCCCAACCGGCGCGAGCTGTTCTCGTTGATGGACTATGCCCAAGCCAGGCCGGCCCTGCCGCCGGGCCACCCGTTCACCCAGGTGGAGCTGGCCTGGTATTGGTCCGCCACCCCCTACGCGGCCAACCCGGCCTATGCCTGGTACGTGCACACCGAGGGCGGGCGCATGTTCTATGGCGACAAGGGCCGTTCCTATTACGTATGGCCGGTGCGGGGCCGCAGCCCGGCCTTGTGGGTGACCGGCGGGCCGGAGACTGCCAGCGGGACGCCCTGGCCCGACCCGCGCTGGCGGGCCCATGGCGACACGGTGCGCGACTTGATGGGCGGCCTGACCTGGAGCCGCTGCGCCGACCTGGGCCCCGGCCCGGTGAGCTGGTTCCGGGCCATGGAGCTGGCCAAGGAGGCCGATGCCGCGCGCCTGGGCGGGCTGGGCGGCTGGCGGCTGCCCGCCATCGCCGAGCTGGAGCTCATGGTGCACGCGGGCCACGCCTTCCCGGCCCTGGACCCGGCCGCGCCCTTTAGCAACCTGCAACCCCAATATTGGTCGGCCACCACCAGCGGTTTCGACCCCGAGTGGGCCATGGCCCTGTATTTGGACAAGGGCGGGGTGGGGGTGGGCATGAAAAAAGATGCCCATTATCACGTGTGGCTGGTCAGCGGCCAAAATAGCGCCGACGAATAA
- a CDS encoding ArsA family ATPase, translating into MRLILFAGKGGSGKTSMSAATGALCAEQGLNTLVMSLDPAHSLSDAFDLSGNLLGLSGAPVTVAPRLAIQEINVNLAIREYWDQVHSYLSALFNNVGLKEVVADEIAVLPGMEEISALLYINQYVREKTYDLLILDCAPTAESMRFVSVPSALEWYMKKVFKLERTVLKVARPIAARLTDVPLPGDDYFANLENLFEKLEGVDRLLTDHQSTTVRLICNPEKMVLKESQRAYTYFSLYGLAVEAIIMNRVWPAGEGLAGQMAALQEPYLAQAAEFFSPLPILPVAHQKREVLGHGPLLELGRGLYEGRDPASHLYDRQPLSFEKDGERLQVRLHLPNVGKEEVKLHKVGDELVVEVGVFRKHLALPHSFVLARPVKAGFIGDDLLIDFSSQAGEES; encoded by the coding sequence ATGCGCCTGATTCTTTTCGCCGGCAAGGGAGGCAGCGGCAAGACCTCCATGTCCGCCGCCACCGGCGCGCTCTGCGCCGAACAGGGGCTCAACACCCTGGTCATGTCCCTGGACCCGGCCCACAGCCTGTCCGACGCCTTCGACTTGAGCGGCAACCTGCTGGGGCTCAGCGGGGCCCCGGTCACGGTGGCCCCCCGCCTGGCCATCCAGGAAATCAACGTGAACCTGGCCATCCGGGAATACTGGGACCAGGTGCACTCCTACCTCTCGGCCCTGTTCAACAACGTGGGGCTCAAGGAGGTGGTGGCCGATGAAATAGCGGTGCTGCCGGGCATGGAGGAGATCAGCGCCCTGCTCTACATAAACCAGTACGTGCGCGAGAAGACCTACGACCTGCTGATCCTGGACTGCGCGCCCACGGCCGAGTCCATGCGCTTCGTCTCGGTGCCCTCGGCCCTGGAGTGGTACATGAAAAAGGTCTTCAAGCTGGAGCGCACCGTGCTAAAGGTGGCCCGGCCCATCGCCGCCCGCCTGACCGACGTGCCCCTGCCCGGCGACGACTACTTCGCCAACCTGGAGAACCTGTTCGAGAAGCTCGAAGGGGTGGACCGCCTGCTCACCGACCACCAGAGCACCACGGTGCGCCTGATCTGCAACCCCGAGAAGATGGTGCTCAAGGAGTCGCAGCGGGCCTACACCTATTTCTCCCTCTACGGCCTGGCGGTGGAGGCGATCATCATGAACCGGGTGTGGCCCGCGGGCGAGGGCCTGGCCGGGCAGATGGCTGCCCTGCAAGAGCCCTATTTGGCCCAGGCGGCCGAGTTCTTCTCGCCCCTGCCCATCCTGCCGGTGGCCCACCAAAAGCGCGAGGTGCTGGGCCACGGACCGCTGCTGGAACTGGGCCGGGGCCTGTACGAGGGCCGGGATCCGGCTTCGCACCTCTACGACCGCCAGCCGCTGAGCTTTGAAAAGGACGGGGAACGCCTCCAGGTGCGTCTGCACCTGCCCAACGTGGGCAAGGAGGAGGTGAAGCTGCACAAGGTGGGCGACGAACTGGTGGTGGAGGTGGGGGTTTTCCGCAAGCACCTGGCCCTGCCCCACAGCTTTGTTTTGGCCCGGCCGGTAAAAGCCGGCTTCATCGGCGACGATCTTTTGATAGACTTTAGTAGCCAAGCGGGAGAAGAGTCATGA
- the ruvB gene encoding Holliday junction branch migration DNA helicase RuvB, protein MHGRLVDGAPSEEDQSLESLRPSSLDEYVGQAEAKANLKVFIAAARQRGEALDHVLLHGHPGLGKTTLAHILASEMEVGITATSGPVMERAGDLAAILTNLESRDVLFVDEIHRLNHVVEEVLYPAMEDFHLDLVIGAGPSARTVKLDLPPFTLVGATTRVGLLTPPLRDRFGVQLRVDFYNPEELASIVTRSARILGLSMDAHGAAEIARRSRSTPRVANRLLKRVRDFAQVEGGGKVDREMADYALGRLGVDTSGLDRLDRELLDTIATKFDGGPVGLNTLAAAVGEEAHTIEEVYEPYLIQQGYIKRTPAGRVATPRAYEHLGLRPSNSAQKRLF, encoded by the coding sequence CTGCACGGCCGCCTGGTGGACGGGGCGCCCAGCGAGGAAGACCAGTCCCTGGAGAGCCTTCGGCCCTCGTCGCTGGATGAGTACGTGGGCCAGGCCGAGGCCAAGGCCAACCTCAAGGTGTTCATCGCCGCCGCCCGCCAGCGGGGCGAGGCCCTGGACCACGTCTTGCTGCACGGCCACCCCGGCCTGGGCAAGACCACCCTGGCCCACATCCTGGCCTCCGAGATGGAGGTGGGCATCACCGCCACCAGCGGCCCGGTTATGGAGCGGGCCGGGGACCTGGCGGCCATCCTGACCAACCTGGAAAGCCGCGACGTGTTGTTCGTGGACGAGATTCACCGCCTCAACCACGTGGTGGAAGAGGTGCTCTACCCGGCCATGGAGGACTTTCACCTGGACCTGGTGATCGGCGCCGGCCCCAGCGCCCGCACCGTCAAGCTGGACCTGCCCCCCTTCACCTTGGTGGGGGCCACCACCCGGGTGGGCCTGCTCACCCCGCCCCTGCGCGACCGTTTCGGGGTGCAGCTTCGGGTGGACTTCTACAACCCGGAGGAGTTGGCGTCCATCGTCACCCGCTCGGCCCGCATCCTGGGCCTGAGCATGGACGCCCACGGCGCGGCCGAGATCGCCCGGCGCAGCCGCTCCACCCCCCGGGTGGCCAACCGGCTGCTCAAGCGGGTGCGCGATTTCGCCCAGGTGGAGGGCGGGGGCAAGGTGGACCGCGAGATGGCCGACTACGCCCTGGGCCGCCTGGGGGTGGACACCAGCGGCTTGGACCGCCTGGACCGCGAGCTGCTCGACACCATCGCCACCAAGTTCGACGGCGGGCCGGTGGGGCTGAACACCCTGGCCGCGGCGGTGGGCGAGGAGGCCCATACCATTGAAGAGGTCTACGAGCCTTACCTGATCCAGCAGGGCTACATCAAGCGCACCCCGGCCGGGCGCGTGGCGACCCCCAGAGCCTACGAGCACCTGGGGCTCAGGCCTAGCAACAGCGCCCAAAAAAGACTGTTCTAG
- a CDS encoding choloylglycine hydrolase family protein, translating to MKFFGFLLGVAAVAILAAVPAAACTGITVKAQDGAVVHARTLEFGVDLQSQVLIIPRGYAMTATGPNNKPGLKWKAKYAAVGMDCFGLTALVDGMNEKGLAAGLFYFAGFAKYPEATPADQDKCLAPWELIAWLLTNFSSVDQVKEALPKVAVWPAALTQVSPEPLGLHYIVTDKEGNNLVVEYVGGKLHLYDDPLGVLTNAPTFDWHMTNLRNYVNLSAKNVPDLKLQNITLYPTGQGSGMLGLPGDVTPPSRLVRAVAFSKAALPEPDGQGAVMSALRLLNSFFISKGMARSYKDGKASYDITEWMDACDLKNRKFYFATYDNLTPKVVDMNKLDLGAAKLKRLPINTGPLFQDVTGMAK from the coding sequence ATGAAATTTTTTGGTTTTCTATTGGGGGTGGCGGCGGTGGCCATCCTGGCGGCGGTCCCGGCGGCCGCTTGCACCGGCATCACGGTCAAGGCCCAGGACGGCGCGGTGGTACACGCCCGCACCTTGGAGTTCGGGGTGGACCTACAATCCCAGGTGCTCATCATTCCGCGCGGCTACGCGATGACCGCCACCGGGCCCAACAACAAGCCGGGCTTGAAGTGGAAGGCCAAATACGCGGCCGTGGGCATGGACTGCTTTGGCTTGACCGCCTTGGTCGACGGCATGAATGAAAAAGGCCTGGCCGCGGGCTTGTTTTACTTCGCGGGTTTCGCCAAGTACCCCGAGGCCACTCCGGCGGACCAGGACAAGTGCCTGGCTCCTTGGGAGCTCATCGCCTGGCTACTCACCAACTTCAGCAGCGTGGACCAGGTTAAGGAGGCCCTGCCCAAGGTTGCGGTATGGCCCGCCGCCCTGACCCAGGTGAGCCCCGAGCCCCTGGGCCTGCATTACATAGTCACCGACAAGGAGGGCAACAACCTGGTGGTGGAGTACGTGGGCGGCAAGCTGCACCTGTACGACGACCCCCTGGGGGTGCTCACCAACGCGCCCACCTTTGATTGGCACATGACCAACCTGCGCAACTACGTAAACCTCTCGGCCAAAAACGTGCCGGACCTGAAGCTCCAGAACATCACCCTCTATCCCACCGGCCAGGGCTCGGGCATGCTGGGCCTGCCCGGCGACGTGACCCCGCCCTCTCGCCTGGTTCGCGCGGTGGCCTTCTCCAAGGCGGCCTTGCCCGAGCCGGATGGTCAAGGGGCGGTGATGAGCGCCCTGCGCCTGCTGAACTCCTTTTTCATCAGCAAGGGCATGGCCCGCTCATACAAAGACGGCAAGGCGTCTTACGACATAACCGAGTGGATGGACGCCTGCGACCTGAAGAACCGCAAGTTCTACTTCGCCACCTATGACAACCTGACCCCCAAGGTGGTGGACATGAACAAGCTGGACCTGGGGGCGGCCAAACTCAAGCGCCTTCCCATCAACACCGGCCCGCTATTTCAGGATGTGACCGGCATGGCCAAGTAG
- a CDS encoding ABC transporter ATP-binding protein — MEPVVGQNQPVPAPEPAPAQVKPIVVKNLSLGYGRAPILKDVNLEVDPGEIVVVAGGSGCGKSTLLKGLVGLLPPLQGQVWLEGLEVSGASEKVLSQVRRKIGVAFQGGALFGSMTLAENVELPLADTARLSKAARQVMVRLKLAVVDLDGYEEYLPSEISGGMQKRAGLARAMALDPTILFFDEPSAGLDPITSAELDQTILKINRALGTTMVVVTHELDSIYTIAHRVIMLDKSEKGIIAEGPPAELRDTSSDPRVTNFFHRKPRN, encoded by the coding sequence GTGGAACCGGTGGTCGGCCAAAACCAACCCGTCCCGGCGCCAGAGCCGGCGCCCGCCCAGGTCAAGCCCATCGTGGTCAAGAACCTCTCGCTGGGCTATGGGCGCGCCCCCATCCTCAAGGACGTGAACCTCGAGGTGGACCCCGGCGAGATAGTGGTCGTCGCGGGGGGGAGCGGCTGCGGCAAATCCACCCTGCTCAAAGGCCTGGTGGGCCTTTTGCCTCCCCTCCAGGGCCAGGTGTGGCTGGAGGGCCTGGAGGTCAGCGGGGCCAGCGAAAAGGTGCTCAGCCAGGTGCGCCGCAAAATCGGGGTGGCTTTTCAGGGCGGGGCCCTGTTCGGCTCCATGACCCTGGCCGAGAACGTGGAGCTGCCCCTGGCCGACACCGCCCGCTTGAGCAAGGCGGCCCGTCAGGTGATGGTGCGCCTCAAGCTGGCGGTGGTGGATTTGGACGGGTACGAGGAGTACCTGCCTTCGGAAATAAGCGGCGGCATGCAAAAGCGGGCCGGCCTGGCCCGGGCCATGGCCCTGGACCCCACCATCTTGTTCTTCGACGAGCCCAGCGCCGGCCTGGACCCCATCACCAGCGCCGAGCTGGACCAGACCATATTGAAGATCAACCGCGCCCTGGGCACCACCATGGTGGTGGTGACCCACGAGCTCGACTCCATTTACACCATCGCCCACCGGGTCATCATGCTGGATAAAAGCGAGAAGGGGATCATCGCCGAAGGACCGCCGGCAGAGTTGCGCGACACCTCGAGCGACCCCCGGGTAACCAATTTTTTCCACCGCAAACCCCGGAACTGA